From Thermodesulfobacteriota bacterium, the proteins below share one genomic window:
- a CDS encoding prepilin peptidase — protein MEPSNFIPLYIFAFIVGSVVGSFLNVCIYRLPREQSIVFPPSSCTTCNTPIRFYDNIPIVSYILLRGKCRVCGEKFSPVYLIVELLTGLTCALLVWKFGLTLETLFYFIFISSLIVITFIDLEHMIIPNVITFPGIVVGIIYSVLSTDWGLARVIFHSSQFDLRSVLYILNGVPVVDSLFGVILGGGILYLIGFLYQAIRKREGMGMGDVKLLAMIGAFLGWKGVIFVAFVSSLIGTVVGISIILYQRGDLKYAIPYGPFLSLAAVIYCYTGGFGFF, from the coding sequence TTGGAACCCAGTAATTTTATTCCCCTCTATATATTTGCCTTCATAGTTGGTTCTGTCGTTGGAAGCTTCCTTAACGTCTGCATATACCGGTTGCCGAGAGAGCAATCCATAGTCTTCCCTCCTTCCAGTTGTACCACCTGCAACACCCCCATCCGGTTTTATGACAATATTCCGATAGTGAGCTATATTCTTCTCCGTGGAAAATGCCGGGTCTGCGGGGAGAAATTCTCGCCGGTTTATCTAATAGTCGAGCTTCTTACCGGTTTGACCTGTGCGCTTTTAGTCTGGAAATTCGGTCTCACCCTGGAGACACTCTTCTATTTCATTTTTATCTCTTCATTGATTGTCATAACATTCATAGATTTGGAACACATGATAATCCCAAACGTAATAACCTTCCCGGGCATAGTGGTAGGCATTATTTATTCTGTCTTGAGCACAGACTGGGGGTTAGCCAGGGTGATTTTCCACTCTTCTCAGTTTGACCTAAGGAGCGTTCTCTACATATTGAACGGGGTGCCGGTCGTTGACTCACTATTCGGAGTAATTCTGGGAGGGGGGATTCTCTATCTCATCGGCTTCTTGTATCAGGCGATAAGAAAAAGGGAAGGCATGGGGATGGGGGACGTGAAGCTTCTAGCCATGATCGGAGCCTTCCTCGGCTGGAAGGGGGTGATTTTCGTAGCCTTCGTAAGCTCTCTTATCGGAACGGTGGTCGGAATTTCCATAATTCTTTACCAAAGAGGCGATTTGAAGTACGCCATTCCCTATGGTCCATTCCTTTCTCTGGCCGCTGTTATTTACTGTTACACCGGCGGCTTCGGGTTTTTTTAG
- a CDS encoding ATP-binding protein — MRQLGLRAEILFNILFLTAVAMFLLGIIAYKVTERFALQGKIEGVKSVIAVFESLYAKGNNIEGGIEFLEDVLEPGAWGVIADNQGRRFFNTNSNKSAVSTTDPLIIEVMKTGRTTVDIEGFNIPPFAFYKGIKIVSPLDKNGGRQGVILIYQPLSSLEESLVLGRRLIAISTILNLLVIAFFGFYLLSRRVVRPVHELIETTEEIARGRFPKETNRRGVKEINQLHDALKKMYDEIEGNKTKLRQNIEALEEANRALLRTQRELIASEKLASLGKLAAGVAHEIGNPLSAIQGYIEVLRRDHNRDGESRAEFLTNIKKEVERIDRIIRTLLDYSRPRDFELKRIGVNDVVNRAVDIVKTQGILKNIELNLELSNGPLSIEVDPHQLSQVVINLILNAKDAVSSDGVITVSTARNSNGDVEIAVEDNGAGIPREMMDKIFDPFFTTKEPGKGTGLGLSVSQRIVQIFDGSISVESETGKGTTFRVTLPAAEGDGHG; from the coding sequence ATGCGTCAACTTGGGCTCAGGGCGGAAATACTCTTTAATATTCTCTTTCTCACCGCCGTGGCCATGTTTCTCTTGGGCATTATTGCTTACAAGGTAACGGAAAGGTTTGCCCTTCAGGGGAAGATCGAAGGGGTGAAATCGGTAATCGCTGTCTTTGAGTCCTTGTATGCCAAGGGAAATAACATCGAGGGAGGGATTGAATTCCTGGAGGATGTCTTGGAACCAGGGGCCTGGGGGGTTATTGCGGACAATCAGGGGAGAAGGTTTTTTAATACAAATTCCAATAAATCAGCGGTAAGCACCACCGATCCGCTCATTATCGAGGTCATGAAGACCGGAAGGACGACGGTTGACATAGAAGGTTTCAATATACCCCCGTTTGCGTTCTACAAAGGGATCAAGATTGTATCGCCGCTCGACAAAAATGGGGGGCGACAGGGCGTCATCCTTATCTATCAGCCTCTTTCGTCCCTGGAAGAAAGCCTGGTTTTGGGCCGGAGGTTAATCGCTATTTCCACCATCCTAAACTTGTTAGTGATTGCGTTCTTTGGCTTCTATCTGCTCTCCAGAAGGGTGGTCAGGCCGGTCCACGAGCTAATAGAAACGACTGAGGAGATAGCAAGGGGCCGGTTTCCCAAGGAGACGAACCGGCGAGGGGTGAAAGAAATAAACCAGCTCCATGATGCTCTAAAAAAGATGTATGATGAAATCGAGGGGAATAAGACTAAGCTTAGACAGAATATCGAGGCTCTCGAAGAAGCAAACCGTGCGCTTCTGAGGACTCAGCGAGAGCTGATAGCTTCGGAGAAACTGGCATCACTGGGAAAGCTGGCCGCCGGAGTGGCGCATGAGATAGGAAACCCTCTATCGGCCATTCAGGGCTACATAGAGGTTTTAAGGAGGGATCACAACCGGGATGGGGAAAGTAGAGCCGAGTTTCTGACAAACATCAAGAAGGAAGTGGAGAGAATCGACCGAATAATCCGCACGCTGCTCGATTACTCGCGTCCCCGGGACTTCGAGCTGAAAAGGATAGGGGTAAACGACGTGGTCAATCGCGCTGTGGATATAGTAAAGACTCAGGGCATATTAAAGAATATCGAGCTTAACTTAGAGCTTTCAAATGGGCCTCTCTCCATCGAGGTAGACCCACACCAGCTTTCTCAGGTCGTTATAAACTTGATTCTGAACGCCAAGGATGCCGTCTCTAGCGATGGGGTGATCACCGTGTCGACCGCTCGAAATTCTAACGGGGATGTGGAGATCGCGGTAGAGGATAACGGTGCAGGGATTCCCAGAGAAATGATGGATAAGATATTCGACCCCTTTTTTACTACTAAGGAGCCGGGGAAGGGAACCGGGCTGGGGCTTTCCGTTTCTCAGAGAATCGTCCAAATCTTCGATGGAAGCATATCGGTGGAAAGCGAGACCGGAAAGGGAACCACCTTTAGAGTAACGCTTCCCGCGGCCGAGGGGGATGGTCATGGCTAA
- a CDS encoding sigma-54 dependent transcriptional regulator codes for MAKVLVIDDEVGVRESLSLILSMEGYQVESAESGLSAVKLIDDGKNYDFIICDIRMPGMDGIQFLKEIQNRDLGSILIMISAYGTVETSIEAIKCGADDYINKPINPDELILRMRMAEEKKRLRRENISLRRELGKGKGFEEIVFASEKIKGVVDFAKRISEYKTTVLITGESGTGKELMARAIHETSPRRDKPFVAVNCAAIPDTLLESELFGYVKGAFSGAHGTKKGLFEEANGGTLFLDEIGEFPLQLQPKLLRVLQEEEIRRLGDTKTMKIDVRIITATSRDLGQDVRQGSFREDLYYRLNILPVHIPPLRERKEDIKLLIEHFLGKYNQKLNRKIKGVSPSAMSEILEYPWPGNVRELENVIERAMILTDSEYIHRIDLGIRENDFRMNTLIDSLSLEEAWQRLEKAYIEKALSKTDGNRTQAAKLLGLSRRALLYKLKQYGYSDEED; via the coding sequence ATGGCTAAGGTTCTGGTAATAGATGATGAGGTTGGAGTCAGGGAATCGCTTTCCCTGATACTGAGTATGGAGGGATACCAGGTTGAATCCGCCGAGAGCGGACTCTCCGCAGTTAAACTCATCGATGACGGGAAGAATTACGATTTCATCATCTGCGATATAAGAATGCCGGGCATGGACGGGATTCAGTTCCTTAAGGAGATTCAAAATCGGGATTTGGGTTCGATCCTGATAATGATCTCCGCCTACGGGACGGTGGAGACCTCGATCGAAGCGATAAAGTGCGGGGCGGATGATTATATCAACAAACCGATTAATCCCGATGAGCTTATACTGCGAATGCGTATGGCCGAGGAGAAAAAAAGGCTCCGAAGAGAAAACATTTCTCTTCGCCGGGAGTTGGGGAAGGGGAAAGGATTTGAGGAAATAGTATTTGCGAGTGAGAAGATTAAGGGTGTTGTAGATTTTGCAAAAAGGATTTCTGAATATAAAACCACCGTACTCATAACTGGAGAAAGCGGGACGGGCAAGGAACTTATGGCACGCGCCATTCACGAAACCAGTCCGAGAAGAGATAAACCTTTTGTGGCGGTAAACTGTGCGGCTATCCCTGATACACTCCTCGAAAGCGAGCTCTTTGGATACGTGAAAGGGGCGTTTAGCGGGGCTCACGGCACAAAGAAGGGACTTTTCGAGGAAGCCAATGGCGGGACGTTATTTCTGGATGAGATCGGAGAATTCCCCCTTCAGCTCCAGCCGAAACTGCTGAGAGTGCTCCAGGAGGAAGAGATAAGACGGCTTGGTGATACAAAAACCATGAAGATTGATGTAAGGATCATCACGGCTACATCCCGTGACCTCGGCCAGGACGTCAGGCAGGGAAGTTTTAGGGAAGATTTGTATTACCGATTGAACATTCTCCCCGTCCACATTCCTCCCTTGAGAGAAAGGAAGGAGGATATAAAACTTCTTATTGAACATTTCTTAGGGAAATACAACCAGAAACTAAATCGTAAAATCAAGGGTGTGAGCCCAAGTGCGATGTCCGAGATTCTTGAATACCCGTGGCCGGGGAATGTAAGAGAACTGGAGAACGTAATAGAGAGGGCAATGATTCTGACCGATTCGGAATATATACACAGAATCGACCTGGGTATTAGGGAGAATGATTTCCGGATGAATACCCTTATAGATTCCCTTTCACTGGAAGAGGCCTGGCAGAGGCTGGAAAAGGCGTATATAGAGAAAGCGCTTTCCAAAACCGATGGAAATCGCACCCAGGCGGCAAAGCTTCTTGGCCTCAGCCGAAGGGCCTTACTCTACAAGCTTAAGCAGTACGGGTACTCGGACGAAGAAGATTAA
- a CDS encoding CDC48 family AAA ATPase, whose protein sequence is MLSLKICEIAVKDAGKGFARLDPKDMRALGVSPWDLIEIDGKRRTVVRVMQLEKSLQGKSILQVDGITRENARVGIDDRVFVRKVETEPGIKVVLSPLNNEMLFNGDDTKFLVSRLDGIPLTVGDRLRVTLPGSRNEDFQVLGTIPAESVVVQPTTKIELRKRPKGKVDASRVTYEDIGGLREQIGKVREMVELPLRYPQVFERLGIAPPRGILLVGPPGSGKTLLAKAVAHETSANFHLVNGPEIIHKFYGESEARLRDIFEIATRNQPSIIFIDELDAIAPKRDKVTGDVEKRVVAQLLALMDGLKDRGKVVVIAATNLPNALDPALRRPGRFDREVSLDVPDRNGRLEILEVHTRGMPLEKDMDLEKIADLTHGFVGADIENLCREAAIRALRTALPDIDFEDGSLPYEKIVTLSVGMQNFIDALREVEPSAIREIFVEIPKVTWDDVGGLEDIKQKLTEAVIWPLKYKQLFEATGTRAPKGILLHGPTGTGKTLLAKAIANQSGVNFISVKGAELLSKYVGESEHAIREVFRKAKQVAPCIIFFDEIDALAPCRAERDGTRVSERVVSQLLTEMDGIEELRGVVVLAATNRVDIVDPSLLRSGRFDLFLQVPYPDEIALVQILKIHTRGKPLSRDVNLREIAVGIKNFSGADVQLLCQRASIIAIKDHIKRGKGILRIRKCHFEDALKEMKGRVGVSLTSEKGIFIGTQ, encoded by the coding sequence ATGTTGTCTCTCAAGATATGCGAGATTGCGGTTAAAGATGCCGGTAAAGGGTTTGCCAGGCTCGACCCCAAAGACATGCGTGCTCTCGGCGTTAGTCCCTGGGACTTGATAGAGATTGACGGTAAGAGAAGGACGGTAGTCCGGGTCATGCAGCTAGAAAAGTCCCTCCAGGGAAAGTCCATACTGCAGGTAGATGGAATTACTCGGGAGAATGCCCGGGTAGGGATTGATGACCGTGTTTTTGTGAGGAAGGTAGAAACCGAGCCGGGGATAAAGGTGGTTCTTTCCCCTCTCAATAATGAGATGCTTTTTAACGGAGATGATACAAAGTTCCTGGTAAGCCGCCTCGATGGAATTCCTTTGACCGTTGGCGATAGATTACGAGTTACACTTCCCGGGTCGAGGAATGAGGATTTCCAGGTTCTCGGGACAATACCCGCCGAATCAGTTGTGGTTCAACCTACAACCAAGATTGAGCTCAGGAAAAGACCGAAGGGCAAGGTAGACGCCTCAAGGGTGACCTATGAGGATATCGGCGGATTAAGAGAACAGATAGGTAAGGTCAGAGAAATGGTAGAACTTCCTCTGAGATATCCTCAGGTGTTTGAAAGGTTGGGAATAGCACCGCCCAGGGGAATACTCCTGGTAGGGCCGCCGGGGAGCGGTAAGACACTCTTGGCCAAAGCGGTGGCGCATGAGACCAGTGCTAATTTCCACCTGGTTAACGGCCCGGAGATAATCCATAAGTTCTACGGGGAAAGCGAGGCAAGGTTGAGGGATATATTTGAGATCGCCACCAGAAACCAGCCGTCGATTATTTTCATAGACGAGCTTGACGCCATCGCCCCGAAAAGAGACAAGGTCACGGGGGATGTGGAGAAAAGGGTGGTGGCCCAGCTTCTGGCCCTGATGGACGGGCTAAAGGATAGAGGGAAGGTTGTGGTAATCGCTGCTACAAACCTCCCTAATGCGCTTGACCCGGCTCTGAGGAGGCCGGGGAGGTTTGACCGGGAAGTAAGTTTGGATGTGCCGGATAGGAACGGAAGGCTGGAGATCCTGGAGGTGCATACACGGGGTATGCCCTTGGAAAAGGACATGGACCTGGAAAAGATTGCTGACCTAACCCACGGCTTTGTAGGCGCCGATATTGAGAACCTGTGCCGCGAAGCGGCAATCAGGGCTCTTAGAACAGCGCTACCGGATATAGATTTCGAGGATGGCTCTCTTCCTTACGAGAAGATTGTGACACTGAGCGTCGGTATGCAGAACTTTATCGACGCACTGAGGGAGGTCGAACCTTCTGCAATAAGAGAGATATTTGTGGAGATACCCAAAGTTACCTGGGACGACGTTGGCGGTCTTGAAGACATAAAGCAGAAGCTCACCGAAGCGGTGATATGGCCACTGAAATACAAACAGCTCTTCGAGGCTACCGGTACGAGAGCACCCAAGGGAATACTGCTTCATGGCCCGACCGGTACCGGCAAGACACTCCTGGCCAAGGCTATTGCAAATCAAAGCGGGGTGAATTTTATCTCGGTCAAGGGTGCCGAGCTGCTCTCCAAATATGTGGGGGAATCCGAGCATGCGATCAGGGAGGTTTTCAGGAAAGCCAAGCAGGTCGCGCCGTGCATAATATTTTTTGACGAGATTGATGCCCTGGCCCCCTGTCGTGCGGAGAGGGATGGAACACGCGTTTCGGAAAGGGTAGTTAGTCAATTGCTGACCGAGATGGACGGAATAGAAGAATTAAGGGGGGTCGTGGTCCTGGCTGCTACTAACCGAGTAGATATTGTTGACCCGTCGCTCCTGAGGTCGGGCAGATTCGACCTCTTCTTACAGGTTCCTTATCCCGATGAAATCGCTTTAGTGCAGATATTAAAGATTCATACCCGGGGAAAGCCACTTTCCAGGGATGTGAATTTGAGAGAAATTGCCGTGGGCATCAAGAATTTCTCCGGAGCAGATGTTCAGTTGCTTTGTCAAAGGGCTTCCATTATCGCTATTAAGGACCATATCAAGCGGGGTAAAGGGATCCTGAGGATAAGGAAGTGTCATTTCGAGGACGCTTTAAAAGAGATGAAGGGCAGGGTGGGCGTTTCTCTAACTTCTGAAAAAGGGATATTTATTGGAACCCAGTAA
- the recF gene encoding DNA replication/repair protein RecF, protein MILRSITLRNFRNYKSETLTFHERFNLISGDNAQGKTNLLEAIHLLCTFRPFKQVKMEELISFGETEGRIKGEIDADSGLNEVHVILTRNGKTVKLNGKIAYNTSRVASRFSVVSFLPLDLELIKGTPQVRRTYVDLLVSNFDPNHAKDLKSYFRAVTQRNALLMRKEQSVEALEVWDEKIGELGGRIVKRRINFIQKLEHEVERNYVFISGLKQEVKILYKPSFKLEGSFEEELKKELISRYRIDKIRGHTSVGPHRDLIIFTINGKDASTFASQGESKTLALSLKASEIKLIRNILRRNPVLLLDDVASELDQNRKNFLFRLLQEFSGQVFVTSTSAQELPDTELRRIFQIKAGRAQVIPPASPRT, encoded by the coding sequence GTGATACTCAGGTCTATAACTTTAAGGAATTTTAGGAACTACAAGAGCGAAACCCTTACCTTCCATGAGAGATTCAATCTGATTTCCGGAGATAATGCCCAGGGTAAAACCAACCTCCTCGAAGCAATACATCTTCTATGCACATTCCGGCCCTTCAAACAGGTCAAAATGGAAGAGCTGATTAGCTTTGGCGAAACCGAAGGCCGAATTAAAGGGGAGATTGACGCCGATTCCGGCCTTAATGAGGTGCACGTAATCCTGACCAGAAACGGGAAAACGGTAAAACTAAATGGCAAGATAGCATATAACACAAGCAGAGTAGCGAGCAGGTTTAGCGTCGTGAGCTTCCTGCCTCTAGACCTGGAATTAATCAAGGGAACCCCGCAGGTGAGAAGAACTTACGTCGACCTGCTGGTGTCGAATTTTGACCCCAACCACGCCAAGGATTTAAAATCCTACTTTCGGGCGGTCACTCAGAGAAATGCACTCTTGATGAGAAAAGAACAATCCGTAGAAGCACTGGAGGTCTGGGACGAGAAAATAGGAGAACTAGGAGGAAGGATAGTAAAGAGGAGGATTAATTTCATTCAAAAGCTTGAGCACGAAGTAGAGAGGAATTATGTGTTCATCTCCGGACTAAAACAAGAGGTAAAAATCCTTTACAAGCCCTCTTTCAAGCTTGAAGGAAGTTTCGAGGAGGAGTTGAAGAAGGAATTAATATCCAGGTACAGGATAGATAAAATCCGGGGACATACCTCCGTAGGCCCACACCGTGATTTAATAATATTCACCATAAATGGAAAAGACGCCTCTACTTTTGCTTCCCAGGGCGAGTCAAAAACCCTGGCCCTCTCTCTCAAGGCTTCGGAAATAAAACTCATAAGAAACATCCTTAGGAGAAACCCCGTCCTCCTCCTGGATGACGTGGCCAGCGAACTGGACCAGAATAGAAAGAACTTTCTTTTTCGATTGCTTCAGGAGTTCAGCGGCCAGGTTTTTGTCACTTCAACTAGTGCTCAAGAACTACCGGATACCGAACTCAGAAGAATCTTTCAGATAAAGGCGGGAAGGGCACAAGTCATCCCACCGGCCAGCCCTCGCACCTGA